The Nitrospirota bacterium DNA segment TCCAAATACACTTCCTTGAACTTCTCTAAGCGAGATAAGAGGCGTTTAGCTTGGGAGCGGGACACCAAATGGTCACCTTCATGTTTTACCAACTGCACCGATAGGTTCGTTCTCGTAAATCCAAATTCATCTAAGTCTGCTGTGAATTTGTCAAAAACATCCTTGGGAGTTTGCGCTGAGTCTAGATATATGATCATGCTCACCCTTGTTCCGGGTCCAGAATTGTCCTCCTTAACGTCAAATAGCCATTCATCTCCTTCTTGAAACCTGCAAAACGTTAGCTTGTCGGAAGCGATGATGAATTTGTCGAACATGCGCGAAGTGAAAAATATTCCCTCACCTGTATGTCTCGCAGGGTCAGTGGTGAGCTTTCCCTTCGTTAGCTCAAGAAGCGCATGCCTCGGGTCATCCAGGTGACATTCTTCCTGTAACTTTCTCCAAATCCCTACGCCATAGTCTTGAATGACAATTTTCACGACTAAAGGATCTATTTTTATCCATATGTCTGCCGAGCTTGCCTTGGAGTGATCAATCACATTGTTGAACATTTCCGTAAACCCATAATGGCAGATTTCTCGAACGTTACTTTTTAGCTCACCAAGGACAGGGGAGACTGATTCATTCCAGATTCTATCTTCTTGTGACTCAGGCCCTACAGGAACCTTAACCCACGTATCTCTTAACGCCTTGATGGCATATGGATGATCTGCCGAACCTGTCTTCTCCAACGTGCCAGAAGCGATAAGCTCTCTTACATTCTTGGATACTGCCTGCCTGGTTATCTGAAACATTTTTGCTATTTCCATCACAGCAATCGTTCCCAGGTCGTCTACTTGACGCATTATGGTCGTGCGAATTTCTTGAGTTCTTCTTTTTATGGGCATATGGAAACTTTGTGATGTTTATATGTAAACTTTATGGAATTAAATGGTAAACTTTTAATTATCGTAATGTCAACTAGTACTCATGAGTTGGGAGTTTTCTAGATCACGAGTGGCAGGGTATCTTCGTTGGACAGAATCCGAAGTTGCTAACGTTTGAGTCGCCGCTTGGTTCAGGCTCCCACCACCATCCTGGTGGTAAAACTGGTTGCAGGATATTATAACCGCTTTCATCGAAGGTGTGTTCCACACATGAAATTGATAGCGGTTTGAAGCGAGCATGAAACCAGTTGTCCGGCTTGAACGAACTGGGTGCGGCATCGCTACCGTGGCAGCGCTGGCAGGCGTCACGTACGATCAGGCGAAGCAGATGGCGACTCGGCTCGGTATCGTTGCCGCCGATCCTGCATTATGGTCCGAGACGGACCATGTCCGTCGGCTGGTCAAGGAATATGGTTTTCGATTGGCTCGAACAGAAGCGCCCTTTACCTCATGGGAGGCGTTGCCGGATCTCGCGTTGCTGGCCATCAAATGGCACGAAGATCGGGGCCGCGCGTTCTGGCATTGGGTGATGTTTTGGCGAGGGCCTCACGGACCGGTCGTCCTCGATTCGAATCGTGCCCTTCGTCGTCATGTACGGACCGATTTCGGTCGTATGAAGCCGAAATGGTCTCTGGCCATTACCTCGACATAGAAGGCGGCTGAAGATTGAAGCCGAGTATTCGCTGATGACTAAGCTCCCTCCTGCGATGTCCGATGGAAAGACCCGTTGCGGCTGGGTCGGGACCAAGCCCCATTTCATCACCTATCATGACCGTGAATGGGGAGTGCCGGTTCACGATGACCGGAAGCATTTCGAGATGTTGCTGTTGGAGGGGGCCCAGGCAGGTCTCACGTGGGAGACAATCTTGCTGCGCCGTGAGGGCTACCGTCGAGCTTTTGCCGCGTTCGATCCGAAGAAGGTGGCGCGATTCACGGCGAAGCAGAAGGCCCAGCGGCTGACGAATCCCGGCATCATTCGCAACCGGCTCAAAGTCGATTCGGCGGTGACCAACGCGCAGGCGTTTCTTGCGGTGCAGCAGGAGTTCGGTTCGTTTGATGCCTATGTCTGGTCGTTTGTCGGTGGCGAGCCGATCGTCAATTGTTGGAAGCGAATGTCAGACGTTCCAGCGACGAATGTGGTGAGCGACACCTTGTCGAAAGATCTCAAGAAGCGAGGCTTTCGCTTCGTCGGGAGCACAATCATCTATGCCTATATGCAAGCAGCAGGTCTTGTGGATGACCATACGGACGATTGTTTTATCCGTGCCCGTCGCTAGCGATTCGCGCCCGCAGTAAAGTGAGGAGGTCTGGCGATGAAGACGATGTCGGT contains these protein-coding regions:
- a CDS encoding DUF4325 domain-containing protein, translating into MEIAKMFQITRQAVSKNVRELIASGTLEKTGSADHPYAIKALRDTWVKVPVGPESQEDRIWNESVSPVLGELKSNVREICHYGFTEMFNNVIDHSKASSADIWIKIDPLVVKIVIQDYGVGIWRKLQEECHLDDPRHALLELTKGKLTTDPARHTGEGIFFTSRMFDKFIIASDKLTFCRFQEGDEWLFDVKEDNSGPGTRVSMIIYLDSAQTPKDVFDKFTADLDEFGFTRTNLSVQLVKHEGDHLVSRSQAKRLLSRLEKFKEVYLDFSDVTDIGQAFADEIFRVFKNAHPSIRLIPTKVSPAVERMIKRAMNQEGQAILPI
- a CDS encoding DNA-3-methyladenine glycosylase I is translated as MTKLPPAMSDGKTRCGWVGTKPHFITYHDREWGVPVHDDRKHFEMLLLEGAQAGLTWETILLRREGYRRAFAAFDPKKVARFTAKQKAQRLTNPGIIRNRLKVDSAVTNAQAFLAVQQEFGSFDAYVWSFVGGEPIVNCWKRMSDVPATNVVSDTLSKDLKKRGFRFVGSTIIYAYMQAAGLVDDHTDDCFIRARR